The following proteins come from a genomic window of Theileria equi strain WA chromosome 2 map unlocalized gcontig_1105316255037, whole genome shotgun sequence:
- a CDS encoding conserved hypothetical protein (encoded by transcript BEWA_036000A): MSNSGAGGQHLDITVEFSGGLESLTLEQTKELNLKIYTPKVDVGQLIAYIRRTVIGAKKDLFSFGPEASLSEQVRPDSLEAGGNSISTRVKVECKDSHFSGELNLNESCKIRPGILVLVNDIDWELLGTESCIIENKQRITFISTLHGG; encoded by the coding sequence ATGTCAAATTCAGGAGCCGGTGGACAACATTTGGATATAACGGTCGAATTTAGCGGAGGTTTGGAGTCTTTGACCCTGGAGCAAACCAAGGAGCTCAACCTGAAGATTTACACACCAAAAGTCGACGTAGGACAACTCATAGCATACATTAGGAGGACTGTAATTGGAGCGAAAAAGGACCTCTTCTCATTCGGGCCGGAAGCGTCTCTATCCGAACAAGTTCGTCCAGACAGCTTGGAGGCTGGAGGAAATTCCATCTCCACGAGGGTCAAGGTGGAATGCAAGGATTCACACTTCTCCGGGGAGCTTAATCTGAACGAGTCATGCAAGATTAGGCCCGGGATTTTGGTCTTGGTCAATGATATCGATTGGGAGCTTTTGGGAACTGAGAGTTGCATAATCGAAAATAAACAGCGCATCACCTTCATCTCTACTCTGCATGGCGGATAA
- a CDS encoding serine/threonine protein phosphatase pp2a, putative (encoded by transcript BEWA_035990A), translated as MSSESSIDFYLSQVDVQNLEFMINSLFNGEFVPESSIRRLCEKAKEILIGESNVLPVRAPVTVVGDIHGQLYDLKELFRIAGSAPNTNFLFLGDYVDRGYYSVESVTLIVALKVRYKDRVFIIRGNHECRQITQVYGFYDECLRKYGSPNVWNAFTNLFDYLPLGALIENKIFCPHAGLSPSIDSLDHVRKLNRIQEVPHEGPMCDLLWSDPEDRTGWGLSPRGAGFTFGYDITKAFNQNNGLDLIARAHQLTMEGFQWSQDKNVVTIFSAPNYCYRCRNQAAILEIDENMQFTFIQFDPSPEREPPTSPENSDYLLGDLKYII; from the exons ATGTCCTCAGAGTCGAGCATAGATTTCTACTTATCTCAAGTCGATGTACAAAATCTGGAGTTTATGATTAACTCTCTCTTCAACGGTGAATTTGTACCGGAAAGTAGCATTCGAAGGTTGTGTGAAAAGGCCAAGGAGATTCTCATTGGCGAAAGCAACGTCTTGCCCGTGAGAGCGCCAGTCACTGTAGTTGGGGATATTCACGGCCAGTTGTATGATTTAAAGGAACTTTTCAGGATTGCAGGATCTGCACCAAACACAAACTTTTTATTCCTGGGCGATTATGTTGACAGAGGATATTATTCGGTGGAAAGCGTCACGCTCATCGTGGCGCTCAAGGTCAGGTACAAGGATCGAGTCTTTATAATTCGAGGAAACCATGAATGCCGCCAAATTACGCAGGTTTATGGATTCTATGACGAGTGTCTACGCAAATATGGAAGTCCAAATGTATGGAACGCCTTTACAA ACCTTTTTGACTACCTCCCGCTTGGAGCCCTGATTGAAAACAAGATTTTTTGTCCACATGCCGGGCTCTCGCCCTCCATTGACTCTCTTGATCACGTTCGAAAGCTCAATCG TATTCAAGAGGTACCGCACGAGGGTCCAATGTGCGATTTGCTCTGGAGCGATCCAGAGGATCGCACTGGATGGGGACTGAGTCCAAGAGGAGCCGGATTTACATTTGGCTACGACATTACCAAGGCATTTAACCAAAATAATGGACTCGATTTAATCGCAAGGGCGCACCAACTCACAATGGAG GGGTTTCAATGGTCACAAGACAAGAATGTAGTCACAATCTTTTCAGCGCCAAACTATTGTTATCGCTGCCGTAATCAAGCGGCCATTTTAGAAATTGACGAAAACATGCAGTTCACATT TATCCAATTCGATCCTTCACCTGAGCGAGAACCACCAACTTCACCAGAAAATAGCGACTATCTACTCGGAGATTTAAAGTACAttatataa
- a CDS encoding guanylyl cyclase, putative (encoded by transcript BEWA_036030A), translating into MSSSSKNDFTSIGTSIDITWQNSRDRKGLRVTHSIGSLKKYKKIRTTTRLLHKERRHGSEYFEEEYNHSSIKPELVEKHHNICFGTKIRPIWESRTLKINPVDPNDLSRFLKNAQHTQRFAILSQVWYICWNTFNRLPFLWSIIMVFIEALILNLCIPDVPKRSWYSTGLPLLISILVSIFSNVLEAKRRYIIGRCVDYKKCTVLHGRKAKIRSTRVSDLVVGNIVKLSLDEEVPADIIILASSNSDGKIHIDTSSIDGSNNLKVKTSVKGAKVEASIRSFANLRGHIVCNKPSSDMDVFSGTLYLKGHPRPSNITIDNFVMKGSIIRNTTYLYGVVVFTGPDTKLAQNTTHTLKQIKLGSFEHIINKFSIILALLYFICLFSSVITRSSNIMTREHPLTKGVSVPIESIPFVIFRFIILYGCLMPITLPAIMDLLRLSFAPFYDGVCISECLQNKDLKPGKELPKRLETKANSLEFDDDAQDGPKSWSLNSSLFEDLGMVDFIFTDKTGTLTSNNLSITLITFGKKTYRVEEAIDRFKDDVERDLGDNPNFDLFVRLMCMCNSSYQVTNMPPFSSIRSFVTTNLFTSKLMGSGSYERLKKHNTVGFSKKGTRFGSVFFIEPEGTTSSKSESIAIMGSARFEDSDSKSRGSSGSSISVGSYGFSQTTSKIDPNEASHKYTRSSRTKSFKSTSQEDECMTALAMELGYCLMSRSKSSINVNIKGTIETVDIIGINEFSSTRKRMSIVLRQEYDGNSIVFVKGDGESMLNLLDLNRHKGDIETLRNRIKKQGLFGYRVLVCAYRRLDKEETIVYQRHYADLEGSIYGREERFESCAKLVENNLIYLGLVAFKDEIQPEVIDTIDMIMDSGTRIWMVTGDSKGPSIESAYLSKLLVPPCRIFHAKLEGTDANDSLNKRSTDLYNKFIQERPSGINTEQLCLVVEGTDLKTFLSTPDMQTCFVNMACSADVVIACGLTPIQKGELVKLVKLRLVPTPITLAIGDGLNDVKMIEEAHVGVGIINSTSPHAASYADFAVTSFASLKQLLFLQGTITLQAMSIVVYWSYFKSLCFVMPLFYYQGYTNWAGLDLYGSFIQLLFQIVFTPIPVVTCALFYKQIPNELLVNLPVFYTLGRRRYYTSLLKFCFWALEGIIMSLFCYYSLRISVVQAPMIYGGNTLSARAFGLLCSLGSLIISNSRLIIEFAPRTYLVSIPLAIIFVLGVIPIFLSLTYALAGRSLKAATMQVVLWKPFYILVPLWFVSSIVSYTVSSILQAFVSPNLSEYIVNWFSAQKCDCNSDNDSSKQRFRFKVIKWCSHVLERAKNEFNIHESSKVNGIIPAARPFKIREGAVSLDETPPYIKVKDNMERNDDDKNDKTVNHRISNLINKLTLRFQDMQLEADYLFYKTQNHYYENSKWYLAIYFLLGVFYFLDFIVDYKLRVHWGDRSSKWFMGLTIVMELLILCCILFMFKAKTFAKHVNLILGSLVFCMILQHAANRFILDSTTWIHPVLFPIFTFVILRIPFVYSVPSNVIFFTITLGSLGSSLHSIPLFIGIIVFVGFVGYRLEYDSRKSFILESSVANARKKQSELLNTMLPNFVVSKMINARLNEDGIPIGFEAESHGAVSILFCDVYNFPDLIANVEPTRLIELLDSLFLAFDRCVEQFNATKIETVSESYLTAFGLDDSCPYTSAANAIDMSLAMLEVAHQIRYPLINKTDNDPSRSGSLSIDGLSESMPVKIGINSGGVISGLVGAKKPQYALFGDTVNTASRMKSTGEVGHVHISESTYELIKSDETLQFEQKDTFVKGKGTMKTYLLKSVLGSSYPGFDGPKIIHEVDAFSPEFSKHIAGLNFDHFNNDPSESIEADYTNWGENNISVNPSLVEKMKNRRVKISAAIGASLEEDLDDEYMGSVREFGSYSFSSSSSSVYRGISRCLPFRKNNTSRSSSTITLIREASKLDCQYDNLIYEEHDRFMKKDQENHMKRHELLLLKFSDKLQEDRYRLNFYNNATNLNTNEHALVIFLMTFVAQSVIALSLPRIYTDAANVTHLIYIKYIPYWSTRSVFTVVAFMLWLVFHYRCFSKSTESSGTRFLTFCINTLFVTAACVFALSNSWAVSGEGEKIDTWLTSDTIEFYFYIVVLHHSTGMLFHTCLLVDILFMILSMTFISTSVKRTPVSVIALFTIPCCIIFNLISAHCKEAIDRKTFYTNEKARAIEARVSQMLNEMLPKSILEEFRNDKLKMTYIHENMSFLFSDIVGFTSWATSVDASEVIALLQKLFANFDRNTTQFGLYKLCTIGDAYVAVSEPATEPTNEQTIINDIEGVLQMASSMLRIIKELRETFNIPGLNMRIGLHFGTSIGGVIGSGRLRYDLWGMDIYTANKIESHGVPGMICVSERLKDIMYTIFPNRFTFKFNTEIQVINETVNSYIIVGDNSEH; encoded by the exons ATGTCAAGCAGCTCAAAAAATGACTTCACTTCAATCGGAACGTCCATAGACATCACATGGCAAAACTCTAGAGATCGCAAAGGATTAAGAGTAACACATAGCATTGGGTCCTTGAAGAAGTATAAGAAAATTCGAACCACAACTAGACTATTACACAAGGAAAGGAGACATGGCTCCGAATATTTTGAGGAAGAATACaatcattcatccataaaacCGGAGCTTGTTGAAAAACATCATAATATATGTTTTGGAACGAAAATACGACCAATATGGGAATCTAGGACTCTAAAGATAAACCCAGTAGATCCAAATGACTTGTCTCGTTTTCTGAAAAATGCGCAACATACTCAAAGATTTGCCATACTAAGCCAAGTGTGGTACATTTGTTGGAATACATTTAATAGATTGCCATTTTTGTGGTCAATAATTATGGTATTTATTGAAGCGCTTATTCTCAATTTATGTATTCCAGACGTTCCAAAACGCTCTTGGTATTCTACAGGTCTTCCATTGTTGATTTCAATCCTTGtatccattttttcaaatgttttggagGCAAAAAGACGTTATATTATTGGACGCTGTGTTGACTACAAAAAGTGTACCGTGCTACACGGACGGAAAGCTAAAATACGATCAACGAGGGTATCTGATCTAGTCGTAGGAAACATTGTTAAACTTTCTTTAGATGAAGAAGTTCCAGCTGACATAATAATTTTGGCTTCAAGCAACTCTGATGGGAAAATCCACATAGATACATCATCTATTGATGGTAGCAATAATTTAAAGGTAAAAACTTCCGTAAAAGGTGCAAAAGTGGAGGCTTCCATACGTTCATTTGCTAATTTAAGGGGTCATATTGTTTGTAACAAGCCTTCATCTGATATGGATGTATTTTCAGGGACATTGTACTTGAAAGGTCATCCTAGGCCTAGTAATATAACTATTGACAATTTTGTTATGAAAGGATCTATTATAAGGAATACCACGTATCTTTATGGAGTTGTTGTATTTACGGGTCCTGACACAAAGCTCGCGCAAAATACTACACATACATTAAAACAAATCAAACTTGGATCTTTTGAACATATTATTAATaaattttccattattttgGCTCTATTGTACTTTATTTGTCTTTTTTCAAGTGTAATAACTAGATCCTCAAATATTATGACTAGAGAACATCCCCTTACCAAAGGAGTTTCTGTGCCAATTGAATCCATACCGTTTGTGATTTTTAGGTTTATTATTTTGTACGGATGCTTGATGCCTATAACTCTTCCTGCTATTATGGATCTTTTGAGACTCTCTTTTGCACCATTTTATGACGGAGTATGTATAAGTGAAtgtttacaaaataaaGACCTAAAACCAGGAAAGGAACTGCCTAAAAGACTAGAAACTAAAGCAAATTCGTTGGAATTCGATGATGACGCTCAAGATGGTCCAAAGTCATGGTCTTTGAATTCTTCTCTTTTTGAAGATTTGGGTATGGTGGATTTCATATTTACAGACAAGACTGGTACTCTTACAAGCAACAATCTTTCAATCACCTTGATAACCTTTGGAAAAAAAACTTACAGGGTAGAGGAAGCCATTGATAGATTCAAAGATGATGTTGAACGTGACCTTGGTGATAATCCAAATTTTGACTTGTTTGTAAGGTTAATGTGCATGTGTAACTCTTCGTATCAGGTGACAAATATGCCTCCTTTTAGCTCAATTAGGTCATTCGTTACTACAAATCTATTTACGTCAAAACTTATGGGATCTGGATCATATGAAAGATTGAAGAAGCATAACACCGTTGGATTCTCAAAAAAAGGTACTCGCTTTGGGAGCGTCTTTTTTATAGAACCCGAAGGTACTACTAGTTCAAAATCTGAATCAATAGCTATTATGGGAAGTGCAAGATTTGAAGATTCAGATAGTAAATCCAGAGGTTCTTCAGGTAGCAGTATATCTGTTGGGTCTTATGGATTTAGTCAAACAACCTCAAAGATTGACCCTAATGAAGCTAGTCATAAGTACACAAGATCAAGTCGTACCAAAAGCTTCAAATCCACGTCACAAGAGGATGAGTGTATGACTGCCCTTGCAATGGAATTGGGTTATTGTTTGATGTCACGTTCAAAATCCTCGATTAATGTGAACATTAAGGGAACTATTGAAACTGTGGATATTATTGGTATAAATGAGTTTAGTTCTACTCGAAAAAGGATGTCCATTGTATTAAGGCAAGAATATGATGGTAATTCTATAGTTTTTGTAAAGGGAGACGGTGAATCTATGCTAAATTTGCTCGACTTGAATAGGCATAAAGGAGATATTGAGACATTAAGAAATAGAATTAAAAAACAAGGTCTATTTGGATACAGAGTTTTGGTTTGTGCATATAGAAGATTGgacaaagaagaaactaTTGTTTACCAACGACATTACGCAGATTTAGAGGGATCTATTTACGGAAGAGAGGAACGCTTTGAATCATGTGCAAAATTAGTAGAAAATAACCTCATATATTTGGGACTTGTTGCGTTTAAGGATGAAATACAGCCTGAGGTTATTGATACAATAGATATGATCATGGATTCTGGAACAAGAATTTGGATGGTCACTGGAGATTCCAAGGGCCCTTCCATAGAATCTGCATATTTATCCAAACTTTTGGTGCCTCCATGTCGTATATTCCATGCAAAACTCGAAGGTACTGATGCAAACGACTCTTTAAATAAAAGGAGTACAGATCTGTATaacaaatttatacaaGAAAGACCAAGTGGGATAAATACAGAACAACTCTGTTTAGTTGTAGAGGGTACTGACTTGAAAACCTTTTTATCGACCCCGGATATGCAAACATGCTTTGTAAATATGGCTTGCTCTGCGGATGTTGTTATAGCTTGTGGATTAACACCCATTCAAAAAGGGGAACTTGTAAAGTTAGTAAAGTTGCGTCTAGTTCCCACCCCAATAACACTTGCAATAGGTGATGGATTGAATGATGTTAAAATGATTGAGGAAGCTCACGTAGGAGTAGGAATAATAAATTCAACAAGCCCTCATGCAGCATCTTATGCAGATTTTGCAGTTACGTCATTTGCTTCACTAAAACaacttttatttttacaaggTACTATAACGTTGCAAGCAATGAGCATTGTGGTCTATTGGAgttattttaaatctttatGTTTTGTAATGCCACTATTCTATTACCAGGGATATACTAACTGGGCAGGATTGGATCTTTATGGATCATTTATACAGCTACTATTTCAAATCGTCTTTACTCCAATCCCTGTAGTGACGTGCGCACTTTTTTACAAGCAGATACCTAACGAGTTACTTGTGAATCTTCCAGTATTTTATACACTAGGACGCCGTAGATATTACACAAGtcttttgaaattttgcTTTTGGGCTCTGGAGGGAATTATAATGTCACTTTTTTGCTATTATTCCCTTCGAATATCAGTTGTTCAGGCTCCAATGATTTATGGTGGAAATACTCTAAGTGCACGTGCATTTGGTCTTTTGTGTTCTCTAGGATCTTTGATAATATCAAATTCCAGGCTTATTATTGAATTTGCTCCAAGGACTTATCTGGTGTCTATTCCACTAGCCATAATCTTTGTTCTTGGTGTTATCCCTATTTTCTTGTCTCTCACGTATGCTCTTGCTGGGAGATCCCTAAAGGCAGCAACTATGCAAGTTGTTTTATGGAAGcctttttatattctcGTACCTCTATGGTTTGTCTCATCTATTGTATCATATACTGTTTCTTCCATATTACAAGCTTTTGTTTCTCCGAATCTTTCAGAGTATATTGTAAATTGGTTTTCAGCGCAAAAGTGCGATTGTAATTCTGATAATGACAGTTCTAAACAAAGATTTAGATTTAAAGTGATAAAATGGTGTTCACATGTTTTGGAAAGAGCTAAAAATGAGTTCAACATACATGAATCTTCTAAGGTGAATGGAATTATACCAGCTGCCAGACCCTTCAAAATTAGAGAAGGAGCTGTTTCCCTAGATGAAACGCCACCATATATAAAAGTAAAAGATAACATGGAACGTAatgatgatgataaaaatgacaaaacGGTAAATCATAGAATATCTAACTTGATAAATAAGCTAACCCTTCGATTCCAGGATATGCAGCTAGAAGCAGATTATCTATTCTACAAAACTCAAAACCACTATTACGAAAATAGCAAATGGTACTTGGCTATATACTTTCTATTGGGAgtattttattttctggattttATCGTAGACTATAAACTTCGTGTACACTGGGGAGATAGATCCTCAAAATGGTTTATGGGTTTGACTATAGTTATGGAGCTTTTAATCCTGTGCTGCATATTGTTTATGTTTAAGGCTAAAACTTTTGCGAAACATGTAAATCTAATATTGGGGTCGCTAGTTTTCTGTATGATATTACAACACGCAGCAAACAGATTCATTCTTGATTCCACAACGTGGATTCATCCAGTACTCTTTCCgatttttacatttgtCATTCTAAGGATCCCGTTTGTTTATTCTGTACCATCAAAtgttatatttttcacaaTCACATTGGGATCATTAGGGTCATCCCTTCACTCTATTCCACTTTTTATCGGTATAATTGTGTTTGTGGGCTTTGTGGGCTATAGGTTAGAGTATGATAGTAGGAAGAGCTTTATACTTGAATCCTCTGTTGCAAATGCACGGAAGAAGCAAAGTGAGCTCTTGAATACAATGcttccaaattttgttGTCTCAAAAATGATCAATGCAAGGTTAAATGAAGATGGAATTCCAATTGGGTTTGAGGCTGAGAGTCACGGAGCAGTGTCTATACTCTTTTGTGATGTTTATAATTTTCCAGACCTGATTGCTAACGTGGAACCAACGAGACTCATTGAGCTTTTAGATTCGTTATTCCTTGCTTTTGATAGATGTGTAGAGCAATTTAATGCAACAAAAATAGAAACTGTTTCTGAATCTTACCTTACGGCATTTGGACTTGATGACTCTTGTCCATACACTTCAGCTGCAAATGCTATTGATATGTCACTCGCTATGCTTGAAGTGGCTCATCAGATTAGATATCCATTGATAAACAAAACTGACAATGATCCATCTCGCTCAGGCTCTTTGAGTATTGATGGATTGTCAGAATCTATGCCTGTAAAAATAGGAATAAATTCTGGGGGAGTTATATCTGGTCTAGTTGGTGCAAAAAAGCCACAATATGCTCTATTCGGGGACACGGTAAACACAGCAAGTAGAATGAAGAGTACCGGTGAAGTTGGGCATGTTCATATCTCAGAAAGTACATATGAACTTATCAAATCAGACGAAACGTTGCAATTTGAACAAAAGGATACATTTGTTAAGGGAAAGGGTACTATGAAAACTTATTTACTAAAGTCCGTGCTAGGTTCATCTTATCCTGGTTTCGATGGGCCAAAAATTATCCATGAAGTTGATGCATTTTCTCCGGAATTTAGCAAACACATTGCAGGTTTGAATTTTGATCATTTTAATAATGACCCATCGGAATCAATAGAGGCTGATTATACCAATTGGGGTGAAAATAACATCTCTGTAAACCCCTCTCTTgtggaaaagatgaaaaacCGAAGAGTGAAGATTTCAGCAGCAATAGGGGCATCTTTAGAGGAGGATTTAGATGACGAATATATGGGATCTGTGAGGGAATTTGGATCTTATTCATTCAGtagttcatcatcttccGTGTATAGAGGAATTTCCAGATGTTTACCGTTTCGTAAAAATAACACATCCAGATCTAGCTCAACAATAACATTAATACGTGAAGCTTCAAAACTTGATTGTCAATATGATAATTTAATCTATGAGGAACATGATAGGTTTATGAAGAAGGACCAGGAGAATCATATGAAGCGTCATGAACTTTTACTTTTAAAATTCAGTGACAAATTGCAGGAGGACCGCTACAGGCTTAACTTTTATAACAATGCTACAAATCTCAACACAAATGAACATGCTTTAGTCATATTTctg ATGACATTTGTGGCTCAAAGTGTAATTGCGCTTTCCTTACCACGCATATACACGGATGCGGCAAATGTAACTCACCTTATCtatataaaatacattCCATATTGGAGCACTCGGTCTGTATTTACTGTGGTTGCATTTATGCTATGGCTAGTATTCCATTATAGGTGTTTTTCAAAAAGTACAGAATCTAGTGGTACCAGGTTTCTCACTTTTTGTATAAACACCCTCTTTGTTACTGCTGCGTGTGTTTTTGCTCTTTCAAATTCATGGGCTGTATCTGGAGAAGGTGAAAAAATTGATACATGGCTAACATCGGATACAATAGAATTTTACTTTTATATTGTGGTTTTGCATCATAGTACAGGAATGCTCTTTCATACATGCCTTTTAGTTGATATTCTGTTCATGATTTTATCAATGACATTTATATCGACTAGTGTCAAAAGAACCCCGGTTTCTGTTATCGCATTATTTACAATACCATGTTGCATTATTTTCAATCTAATTTCCGCTCACTGCAAG GAGGCGATCGATAGGAAGACCTTTTACACCAACGAAAAGGCTAGGGCAATTGAAGCGAGAGTAAGCCAGATGTTGAATGAGATGCTTCCAAAAAGTATCCTTGAGGAATTCAGAAACGATAAGCTAAAAATGACGTATATCCATGAAAACATGTCCTTTTTGTTTTCGGATATCGTAGGGTTCACCAGCTGGGCAACCTCTGTGGATGCATCTGAAGTCATTGCCCTTTTGCAGAAGCTTTTTGCGAATTTTGACAGAAATACTACTCAGTTTGGGCTGTACAAGTTGTGCACGATTGGGGATGCTTACGTGGCTGTAAGTGAGCCTGCAACAGAACCAACAAACGAACAAACAATCATCAATGATATTGAGGGGGTGTTGCAAATGGCGTCTTCAATGCTAAGGATTATCAAGGAATTAAGAGAGACCTTTAAC ATTCCCGGACTCAACATGAGGATTGGCCTGCACTTTGGAACTTCTATAGGAGGTGTTATTGGATCGGGAAGACTACGTTATGATCTCTGGGGGATGGATATTTACACTGCAAACAAGATTGAAAGTCATGGAGTGCCAGGAATGATTTGTGTGTCTGAGAGGCTGAAGGATATCATGTACACCATATTTCCAAACCGTTTCACATTCAAATTCAATACCGAGATACAAGTTATAAATGAAACAGTCAATAGCTACATTATCGTAGGCGATAATAGTGAGCATTGA
- a CDS encoding conserved hypothetical protein (encoded by transcript BEWA_036020A), producing METLLQDKCAVTLLGALNLVLIKVCFERCHSGFASWVSRLILALMYKVSSDGAIVGALSNIGEFISDALGLPIASLMALHRFPFVGDAMIDSLATTHSEELLLWVKAKLIWMLKLLDAPSFLYFEVFALFFIMLVVRTLLLILLVFLLYTQLRRWKSLRKTAPIAIVTLKQITCAMVLNTLIYRNPFSFWLITGSLVMLILEKL from the coding sequence ATGGAGACTTTACTTCAAGATAAGTGTGCGGTGACGCTTCTCGGAGCGCTTAACCTTGTGTTGATCAAGGTGTGCTTTGAGCGTTGTCACTCTGGGTTTGCATCATGGGTATCCAGATTGATTTTGGCGCTCATGTATAAAGTGTCTAGTGATGGAGCTATTGTTGGTGCATTGTCTAACATTGGAGAATTCATATCAGATGCTCTAGGGCTGCCTATTGCATCACTGATGGCACTACATCGCTTTCCCTTTGTAGGTGACGCAATGATTGATTCACTTGCTACTACTCACTCGGAAGAGTTGCTTCTGTGGGTAAAAGCAAAGTTGATTTGGATGTTAAAACTCCTTGATGCCCCGAGTTTCTTGTATTTTGAAGTTTTTGCTCTATTTTTCATCATGCTTGTAGTAAGGACATTGCTCCTTATTCTCCTGGTCTTTTTACTTTACACACAACTCAGACGTTGGAAAAGCTTACGTAAAACAGCACCTATCGCAATAGTTACGCTCAAACAAATTACTTGTGCAATGGTTCTCAACACACTCATTTATCGGAACCCATTCTCATTCTGGCTCATAACTGGATCTCTTGTAATGCTCATACTAGAAAAATTATAA
- a CDS encoding conserved hypothetical protein (encoded by transcript BEWA_036010A), which yields MSALKSVLNSFSRPPGGGPAPLIKNPVQKWLRVLVILHVSLLLLACSAVSFPFINDLHCSILTHSLANIFVSAIGSAIMAGYYLRVASQDWGTEWDWEVTAIVTASVVVVDTFISGWGIYELSNASIQIYKGIHKKVKIEPECLQFKAAIFYIASFAVIFSHIIVAGICAVVSVLLTKGIKKQLNDVRHIV from the coding sequence ATGTCAGCACTTAAGAGTGTGCTAAACTCGTTCTCCAGACCTCCAGGAGGAGGACCGGCGCCGCTCATCAAGAACCCGGTTCAAAAGTGGCTTAGGGTACTGGTCATTTTGCACGTCTCACTCCTGTTGTTGGCATGTTCTGCCGTCTCATTCCCCTTTATAAACGATTTGCATTGCAGCATACTCACTCATTCGCTGGCTAACATTTTCGTTTCGGCCATTGGATCCGCAATTATGGCTGGGTACTACCTCAGAGTTGCGAGCCAAGATTGGGGCACAGAATGGGATTGGGAAGTTACGGCAATTGTTACCGCATCAGTTGTGGTTGTTGACACTTTTATCTCTGGTTGGGGAATATATGAACTTTCGAATGCGTCTATCCAAATCTACAAGGGAATACACAAGAAAGTGAAGATTGAGCCAGAGTGTCTGCAATTCAAGGCAGCAATATTTTACATTGCGTCTTTTGCTGTTATTTTTTCTCACATTATAGTCGCTGGAATTTGTGCAGTTGTTTCTGTTTTGCTTACAAAGGGTATAAAAAAACAACTTAATGATGTTAGGCATATTGTCTAA